One part of the Glycine soja cultivar W05 chromosome 11, ASM419377v2, whole genome shotgun sequence genome encodes these proteins:
- the LOC114374935 gene encoding caffeoyl-CoA O-methyltransferase 5-like, translating to MTLIKELEQQPNQIAGHKELAHKSLLQSDALYQYILETSVYPREHESLKELRELTEKHPWNLMATPPDEGQLLGMLLKLINAKNTMEIGVFTGYSLLSTALALPSDGKILAMDVNREYYELGLPVIQKAGVAHKIDFREGPALPLLDQLIKDEKNKGAFDFIYVDADKDNYLNYHKRVIELVKVGGLVGYDNTLWNGSVVAPPDAPLMDYVKYYRDFVMELNKALALDSRVEICQLPVGDGITLCRRII from the exons ATGACTCTGATTAAGGAATTAGAGCAACAACCAAACCAAATTGCTGGCCACAAAGAACTCGCTCACAAAAGTCTCCTTCAGAGCGATGCACTCTATCAG TATATACTTGAAACCAGTGTGTACCCAAGAGAGCATGAGAGCTTGAAGGAGCTAAGAGAGTTGACGGAAAAACACCCTTG GAACCTGATGGCTACACCACCTGACGAAGGACAACTTCTAGGCATGCTACTTAAGCTTATCAATGCCAAGAACACCATGGAAATAGGCGTCTTCACTGGTTACTCCTTGCTTTCCACTGCCCTCGCCCTCCCTTCTGACGGAAAG ATCTTAGCTATGGATGTTAACCGGGAATATTATGAACTGGGGTTGCCTGTGATTCAAAAGGCCGGAGTGGCTCACAAGATTGACTTCAGAGAAGGACCTGCTCTTCCTCTTCTTGATCAACTCATCAAAGAC GAAAAGAATAAGGGAGCGTTCGATTTCATCTATGTGGATGCTGATAAGGACAACTACTTGAACTACCACAAGAGGGTGATTGAGCTTGTGAAGGTTGGGGGACTGGTCGGCTACGACAACACCCTATGGAATGGGTCTGTGGTGGCCCCACCCGATGCGCCTCTCATGGATTATGTTAAGTATTATCGCGATTTTGTGATGGAGCTCAACAAAGCTCTTGCACTTGATTCAAGGGTCGAGATTTGCCAGCTTCCCGTTGGTGATGGGATTACCCTGTGCCGCCGCATCATCTGA